Proteins encoded together in one Chryseobacterium sp. G0201 window:
- the leuD gene encoding 3-isopropylmalate dehydratase small subunit, giving the protein MQKLVRLQSRAVPMPMENIDTDQIIPARFLKSIDKKGFGDNLFRDWRYDVHTNEPNPDFVLNNSKYSGEILVAGNNFGCGSSREHAAWSLTDYGFKVVLSSFFADIFKGNALNNGLLPIKVSEEFLKEILTEITKNPESEIAVDVEKQTITFKNKTEIFEIDSYKKICLLNGYDDIDFLISKKQAIQEFELKHKYYEQKLF; this is encoded by the coding sequence ATGCAAAAACTAGTTAGATTACAATCGCGTGCGGTGCCTATGCCGATGGAAAATATAGATACGGATCAGATCATTCCCGCAAGATTTTTAAAAAGTATCGATAAAAAGGGTTTTGGAGATAATCTTTTCAGAGACTGGAGATATGATGTTCATACGAATGAGCCAAATCCTGATTTTGTTTTAAATAATTCAAAATACAGCGGAGAAATTCTTGTTGCTGGCAATAACTTTGGATGTGGAAGCAGCCGTGAACATGCGGCATGGTCTTTGACGGATTATGGTTTCAAAGTAGTGCTTTCAAGTTTTTTTGCGGATATTTTTAAAGGAAATGCTCTGAACAACGGATTGCTTCCCATAAAAGTTTCAGAAGAATTTTTAAAAGAAATTTTAACTGAGATCACAAAAAATCCTGAAAGTGAAATTGCCGTTGATGTAGAAAAACAAACGATCACTTTTAAAAACAAAACAGAAATTTTTGAAATTGATTCTTATAAAAAAATATGCCTATTAAATGGCTATGACGATATTGATTTTTTAATCAGCAAAAAACAGGCGATACAGGAATTTGAACTAAAACACAAATATTATGAGCAGAAATTATTTTAA
- the leuC gene encoding 3-isopropylmalate dehydratase large subunit — protein MNNYKTLFDKVWDAHVVETIPNGPQIIYIDKHLIHEVTSPQAFAELEARNLEVFRPKQIVATADHNVPTLDQDQPIRDESSRNQVEQLTENCKKNHIELYGLGHQYQGIVHIIAPELGVTQPGMSIVCGDSHTSTHGAFGAIAFGIGTSQVAQVFASQCLLLNKPKSMRITVNGELNKNVQPKDVILYIISKVGTDSGTGYFCEYAGNVFEEMSMEGRMTVCNMSIEMGARGGMIAPDETTFEYVKGRTFAPKDKEWEEKVKYWKTLKTDDQAVFDKEYSFDASEIHPMITYGTNPGMGISINETIPVPQNESEVKALKYMGLKAGQLLSDIKVNYVFIGSCTNARIEDFRSAAQYIKGKNKSEQVQALIVPGSQQVVKQIYEEGLDKIFNEAGFQIRQPGCSACLAMNDDKIPEGEYCVSTSNRNFEGRQGQGARTILASPLTAAKVAIEGRISIFENLN, from the coding sequence TTTGCTGAATTGGAAGCTCGAAATCTGGAAGTATTCCGTCCAAAACAGATTGTTGCGACCGCAGATCATAACGTTCCGACATTGGATCAGGATCAGCCGATCAGAGATGAATCTTCAAGAAATCAAGTAGAGCAACTTACGGAAAACTGTAAAAAAAATCATATTGAATTATATGGTTTAGGGCATCAATATCAGGGTATTGTTCACATTATAGCTCCCGAATTAGGAGTTACACAACCCGGAATGAGTATTGTTTGCGGAGACAGTCATACGTCAACACACGGAGCTTTCGGAGCAATCGCATTTGGAATTGGTACAAGCCAGGTGGCACAGGTTTTTGCGAGTCAGTGCTTATTATTGAATAAGCCTAAATCAATGAGGATTACCGTTAACGGTGAATTGAATAAAAATGTTCAGCCTAAAGACGTGATTTTATATATCATTTCAAAAGTTGGAACAGACAGCGGAACGGGTTATTTCTGCGAATATGCCGGAAATGTTTTTGAAGAAATGTCGATGGAAGGAAGAATGACGGTCTGCAATATGAGCATCGAAATGGGAGCCAGAGGCGGAATGATTGCTCCGGATGAGACTACTTTCGAGTATGTAAAAGGAAGAACTTTTGCCCCGAAAGACAAAGAATGGGAAGAAAAAGTAAAATATTGGAAGACGTTGAAAACTGATGATCAGGCTGTTTTCGACAAAGAATATTCATTTGATGCTTCAGAGATTCACCCAATGATCACTTACGGAACCAATCCAGGGATGGGAATTTCAATTAATGAAACGATTCCTGTTCCTCAAAATGAATCAGAAGTGAAAGCTCTGAAATATATGGGCTTAAAAGCAGGTCAGCTACTTTCTGATATTAAAGTAAATTACGTTTTCATTGGAAGTTGTACCAATGCACGAATTGAAGATTTCCGTTCTGCGGCTCAATACATTAAAGGAAAAAATAAATCAGAGCAGGTTCAGGCCTTAATTGTTCCGGGATCTCAACAGGTAGTAAAGCAGATTTATGAAGAAGGACTTGATAAAATTTTCAATGAGGCAGGCTTCCAGATCAGACAACCGGGATGTTCTGCGTGCCTCGCGATGAATGACGATAAAATTCCGGAAGGCGAGTACTGTGTTTCAACGTCAAACAGAAACTTTGAGGGCAGACAAGGACAAGGAGCGAGAACCATTTTAGCGAGTCCTTTAACTGCCGCAAAAGTTGCCATTGAAGGACGAATTTCAATTTTTGAAAATTTAAATTAA